The Ignavibacteriota bacterium DNA segment TCCTGCGGCCGGCGATACGGGCTTCCGTACAGGTATGTTTTTCCTTCGTGTCACCAGCGGATCGCGATCGACGACCGCGCGTGTGACCGTCGTGCGATGATTCCGATCACGCGTCTGCGCCCGGGCTTCGACGACATCGCGCTGCCCGAGTATGCCACCGAGCATGCGGCCGGCGCCGACCTGCGCGCCGCCATCGACGAGCCGATCGAGCTGCACCCGGGCGACATCGTCGCAGTCCCCACAAATCTGGCGATCGCACTGCCCGCTCACCTCGAGGCGCAGGTGCGTCCGCGCAGTGGCCTCGCGCTCAAACACGGCATCACTCTGCCGAACGCACCCGGCACCATCGATGCCGACTACCGCGGCGAAATCAAGGTGATCATGGCCAACATGGGCCGCGAATCCTTCCGCATCGAGCGCGGCGACCGCATCGCACAAATCGTGATCTGCCCCATCGAACATGCTCGATGGGAGCTGACCGATTCACTGACCGATACTGCGCGCGGAGCCGGAGGTTTCGGCTCGACAGGACGATGAACTGGTTCCTTCTCGTTTCCGCCGCGTCCATCGGCTTTGTACACACACTGATCGGCCCCGATCATTACCTGCCTTTTATCATGATGGGCAAGGCGCAGGCGTGGAGCCGTACCCGCACGTTATGGGTCACCTTCCTGTGCGGACTCGGCCATGTTCTGAGCTCCGTTCTTCTCGGTATCGTGGGTGTTGTGTTTGGTGTGGCCCTGCATCGACTCGAGTTGATCGAGTCCGTCCGTGGCGATATCGCCGCCTGGGCTCTTATCGCCTTCGGCCTGATCTATGGCGCCTGGGGATTGCGCCGCGCGCTGCGCGGGCGTGCAAGCTGCCACGCGCATGTGCACACGCATGACGATGGCACGGTGCACACGCACGGTCACATCCATGCCGACGCTGCCGCACACAATCATGCGCACACGCCGCGCGCGGTCATGACTACGTGGACCCTCTTCACGGTATTTGTCCTCGGTCCTTGCGAACCCCTCAGTCCGCTCCTGATGTATCCCGCCGCCTCCGAGAGTATCGCGGGCATGGTCGCTGTCGCAACGGTCTTTTCTCTCGTGACTATTGCCACAATGATGGCAATGGTCTGGGCAATCTCCGCCGGCGTTGCGCGTGTGCCGCTTGGTGCGATGGAGCGGTTCACCCATGCCATCTCCGGCGCCGTGATCGCCGTGGCGGGAATATCGATCCAGTTGCTCGGTCTGTGACCGTGGAACCCTTTACCCTCCTTGCTCCCATTCTCTCGCCTGAATCGGCGACATCCGCGTCATGGATTCCGCATGGCGCTTTGTCGGTAGACGGCAGCGGCCGCATCCTGTATTGTGGTGAGCATGGCGGGCTCCCGGAAACTCTCGCGGGCCTTCCGACACGGATTCTCGACGGTGTGCTTGTGCCGGGTTTTGTCGACTGCCACACGCATCTGCCGCAATATGACTGCCGCGGTAAATTCGGCGTCACTCTTATGGAGTGGCTCGACCACTTCATCTATCCGGAAGAGGCGCGATTCGCCGATGAATTGGTTGCGCGTGATGTCGCCCGCCGCTTTTTCCACGGCCTCCTCGAGGCCGGCACTACCACCGCCGCCATCTATTCATCCGTCCATGCGCGCGCTACATGGGTTGCGTTCGAAGAGGCGGAGAGAGCGCGCCTGCGTGTCATTCTCGGAAAAGTGCTCATGGATCGCGACGCGCCCGATGCCCTTTGTGAACCGGTCGCAACGGCCGTGCGCGAGACGCGCGCCCTCATCGAGGCCTGGCATCACAAAACGCCGCGCCTGCTCTATGCCGTCACACCGCGTTTTGCGCCTACGTGTTCGCCCGCATTGCTCCGGGCCGCGGCGGACATTGCCGAGCAGACCTCGGTGTACGTACAGACGCATCTCAACGAATCACCCGCCGAAATTTCGCTCGTGTCCTCGCTGTTTCCCTCCGCTTCGTCCTACACGCGTGTGTACGACGAGGCCGGACTACTCGGCCCGCGCACGATTCTCGCCCACAACATTCATCCCGACGACAGCGAGCTCGATCTCTGTGAAGAACGAAATGCCGCGGTGGCGCATTGCCCCGACTCCAATCTGTTCCTCGGGAGCGGCCGCTTCCCGCTCGAGCGCTACGATGGACGATCGATCCGCATCGGCCTCGGCTCCGACGTCGGTGCAGGCACCTCGTTGAGCATGCCGGTTGTCATGCGCTCGATGGCATGGGTACAAGGGCGCAGTCTGCACCCCTTCGCGCTCCTCTACCACGCAACTCTCGGAGGTGCGCGCGCCCTGTCGCTCGGCGATGAGACCGGGACATTGCGCGCGGGGCTCTCGGCCGACATGGTCGAGATCCGCATCGACGAGCATTTTGCGAAGGGACGCCACCTCACGGATTTGCGGGCCATCGAGGCCGCCTCGGCTGTGGTCTACAGATCGGAGACGCACGACATCCGTCGCGTCTGGATGGGTGGGGAACTGCTCTACGATCGAGACGGTCCGGGATCGCTCATACCGGAGTAGCGGATCTTTTTATCCGCTGACCGCCGTTATAACACGTCCCGCAGCGTGGTTTCTTCGTGCGCCGCGCGCATGCGGCGTTGATACGATGGGATGATGTGGATCAGGAACAGTGCCGCCGGGATGAGCAGCAATACCGACTGCACGGTGAACATGGTGCGGAAGCCCGCGGAATCCGCCAGGGCGCCGAGCGACAGTGCGCCTCCGCCAATGCCGATGTCGAAGGCGGAATACAATGTTCCGTTTGCGGCGCCGCGCCGTTCGGGCTCCACCAGGTTCATCGCCATGGTCTGGTACGCCGGTATGGCGATGCCGAAACCGACGCCGAGCAGAATGGCCGACGCGGCATAACCCGTCTGCGTGGGTGCGATGCCGAGCAGCAGCATCGACGATATCATCAGCAGATACGCGGCAATGAGGATGGGACGCGGACCATAGCGGTCGAAGAGTCGCGCCGATCCGATGCGTGACGCCATGGTCCCCAGAGCGTCGAGCGTGAAATACACGCCTGCGCTCGGCAATCCCTGTTCGTCTGCGTAAAGCGGCATGAAGGAAATCACTGCGCCCCACAGTGTGGTGGTCAGCATAGTCGCCGCCGCGAGCCAGGCCACGCGCGGTTCCAGCAGCGACTGCAGCGAAAGGCGCGCCTCCGCGTCGCGAATGACCGCGTGTCGTGTGAACACGGCGATGCAGCCGGCCGCAAGAATGATCCCCGCCGCGGTCAGGAACACAGTGTCGAACGATGAGTAGTCGAGCAGGCCGAGACTCGCGAGCGGACCCACCGTTCCGGCCAGTGTGAACGTCAGTCCGAAAAACGCCAGGCCCTCGCCGCGGCGCGATTCCGGAATCAGATCCACCGCGGCGGTGATGGTCGCGGTCTGTGTCGCGCCCCAGGGAAATCCGAGCAGGGCGCGGATGGCGAGCAGCGCGCCCAGTGATCCAACCAGCGCATGCGCGGCGTTGAGTAGCGAGAAAAATGCGAGCGCGATCAACAGCACGATGCGCCGTCCGTAACGGTCGAGCAGAAAACCGAGATAGGGGCGCGACAGCACGGCCGTGAGCATGAACACCGCGGTCAGCAGGCCCACGTCCCCGCCGCTGGCGGAAAACTCGCGCGCCGCAAACACGGGAACAAGCACGATGACAAAATTCAACGCAACCGCGACGAGGAACGATGCGGCGAAATGCAGCGAAAAGTCCCGCGTCCACAGCGGCACTCGATGCTCGTTTGCCGCTTCGGGTGTCATGGGCGAATACCTACAGCTCGATGATAAATGTCGATCCCTTTCCTTCTTCGCTCTCCACTGTCACGCTGCCGCCGTGCAATTCGATCACCTGCTTGACGATCGACAGCCCGACACCGGTCGATGGCTCTCCGGCCGTGGGTCGCGCAGACAGGCGCTGAAACTGCCCGAAGACGAGCATCTTGTCGCGCTCGGTGAGGCCTGGACCCTCGTCGCGCACAGCGATCTGCACCTTGTCGAGTTTCACAACCGTCACATATATCGACGCGTCGAGAGGTGAAAATTTGATCGCGTTGTCGACAAGGTTCGTGACCGCTTCGCGCAGGCGCTTCTCATCGGCCATCACATGCAGCGGACCGGCCGACCCGACCGTCAATTTCAACTGCTGCCGTTTCTTCTCCGCCAACGGCCTGTATTCGTGCACGGCCGCTTCCACTAGCGGAATCACATCGACGGCGCGGAAATTCAGAATGATGCGCCCCATTTCAAGTTCCGACATGTCGAGCAGATCGTAGAGCAGCGACAGCATGCGGTTTCCCGATTCACGTATCATCCCCGCCAGGTCGCGCGTCTTCGCCTGATCTTCCGTGTCGCCCTCGATGATCTCGGCAATCCCGATGATCACGCTCAACGGATTTTTCAGATCGTGTGAGGCGATGCTGAGCAAACGCGTTTTAATGGAACTCGCCTCTTCGGCGGCGTGCCGCGCCCGCTGTGATTCCTCGAGCAGTGTGGCTTTGATGAGCGCCGCCACCGCGTGTTCACGGAACCGAATCCAGCGGTCGATCTCGGAGGCGGGGAAGGAATCGCGGGTGCTGTAGTTGTCGAAGAGTAGTATGCCCGCGAGCCGGTGTTCGATCTCGATGTCGAGAACGAGACGTGAACGAGGACAAACGCCGGTGCATGAGTCGGATTCGATCGCATCATCCTTGAAATGGAAGATCGAAATTCCTTCACCGATCTTCTCGACCGTCGCCACGTTTCTGACCCAGTCCCCGGTAAGGATCGGCGCCGCGAGCAGAACGGGACCGCCCGCGCTGTCGTCCATGCCGAACGACGACAATACCCGAAAACCGTCGGATTCGTCGTCGTACACCAGCACCGCCGCCTTGTCGGCCTGCGGAAACAATGTGCGGCCCAGTTCGAGCAGGGCGCGAAACAGGCCGTCAACAGATACCTGGTGGTTGATCGTTTTCACGAGCCGGTCCACTGACTCGAGTTCCTCTGTGCGCACGCGGTACGCCTGCTCCGAACGTTTCTTGAGCTGGAAGCGGTTGAACACAACAAGCCCGAGCGCGGCCAGCAGAACCATTCCGAGAATCATGGCGTTCCGGAGAATTTCGTCCTGACGCGCCTGTGCCTCGCGCAGCTCTTTCGTGCGGCGCAAATCCCGGTTCTCGTGATCACGAAGCTCGAGCTGTCGGCGAATCTGAAGGTCTGCTATTTTTTTGCCGGTCTCGACCGAGAATACACGGTTGGTGAGTGTGTCGTGCTGCAGCAGGTACGTGAACGCCGTGCGGTAATTGCCCTTCGCTGCGTATGTGGCAGCGAGCTCCCGCGTATCCGAAAGCAAGGCGTGGTCGGCGCCGAGATGCGTGTTGATGCGCATCGATTCCTGCAGATTGTACAGCGCCTCGTCGTAGCGTCCCAGCTTCCGCATGACGAGTCCGATATTATGGAACGTCGTCGCGACAGTGAAGTGGTCGTTGATGGAGTTGCAGATCGCGCGCGCGCGCAGGAAGTACTCGAGCGCTTCGTTGAATTTGTTCTCGTGCAGGAACGCATCGCCGATGTTGTTCAGCACGATGCCCTCCAGCTCGCGATCGCCCGCCTGCTGCGCCAGCTCGAGCGAGGCGCGGAAGGATGCGATTGCCCCGGCCTTGTCTCCCTTCTCGTCCTGAATCAGTCCGATGTTGTTGCGTGCCGTCGCGATCCCCGCCTTGTCGGATATGCGCTCGCAGATCGCGAGATCTTTCTTGTAAAACGTGAGCGCGCTGTCGAACAGCCCTATGTCATTGTAGATGTGGCCTATGTTCGTGAATGCGAGTGAGAGGGCGGTTGTGTTGCCGGTTTTCTCCCCTATCGCGAGAACGTGGAGGAAGTGCTCCAACGCCAGCTCGAATCTGCCCTGTCCGTAGTGATAGAGGCCGACCATGTTTAACGCGCGTGCTCTCTCGCCATCGAGCTGCAGACTGTCGGCGAGTGCCAGCGCTTCATGTGCGTACCGTATCGATGCGTCGGGCGTGTTCTCGGATAAGCGGATCGAAAGCTCAAGAAGCACGGCTATGCGCCGGCTTCCGGAGGATGTCTTCAGTACCGAGGCGAGACTGTCGCTTTTGGGATCGATGTGCGGCATCGACCGCGCCGGTGGAATGAGGCCCAAGACAAGTGCGACGATACAGACGAGCGGCCACACCGCCCGCGGCAGAAGGATACGGCTTGTATTAACGGACGACAAGAATCCTCGCTTGTGCTGTGGAGACGGTGCCATTGCCGTATTCGGCGGTCACGGCCACGTGATACAGTCCCGCGGGCAATGAAGCTGCATTCACGAGCGCGCGGTTTTCACCCGGGGTATATCTGCCCGTTATCGGTGTGGTCACATCACGACCAAGCGCATCCGTGACACGGGTCTGAACCATTGCCGCCTCGGGAAGCACGAACGTGACCATGGCGCGGTGCGCCGTGCCGGGTCCGACAGGATTCGGATATGTCGATCCGATAATCAGTGCGGACGGGGCCTGTGGTGCCTCGTGCGCCCCGGTGTTTGTCGGCCGCCCGATGAGGATCGCCGCGACTTCGGGATTGATGATGTCGGAGGACTCGATGCGCAGTTGCGCGGATTTCGGCCCCATCGTTTTTGGATGGAATGACACGGGAATGAGAACCGAGCTCCCCGGTCCGATCGGTGTCGCGGGGGGAGGCACGAAGCTGAAGTCCGCCGCATCCGTTCCCACGATGCGATGATTGGCTGTAAGCAGTTCCGCGCTTCCCGCGTTCTTGATCTCGAGGTACAGCGTCTTTGTGCTGTCGGTGTAGACGAAACCGAAATTCACCGTGTCGGGAATCAACGTGATTTTCGGATTGATCGCTTCACCGCGCACTGTCACACGATAGGCCGGTTCAGCGGCGTCGTCGGATTCGATCAGCAGCGTCGTGGTAAAGGGTTCGGGCCGTAGCGGCGCAAACACGATCTGTATCGAATCTGTTGCGCCCGGATTGATGAGGAAACTGCTCGGGCGGACCACCTGAAACATCATCGAGTCCTGACCGACGAGTCTTTCCTCGTTGATGCGTAGCAGTTTGCTGCTTGCGTTCGTGATACGCAATTCGAGCGACTTGATCGTTCCCAGCCGGATCTTGCCGAAGTCGAGTATCTGTGGTGCATGTGTCAGCGCCGGTGTGCCTGGCGGTATTCCGTGGCCGATCAGCGGCACTGTCGGCACTCCGAGCGGCGCGTTGCTGATCACTGTCGCAAGCCCGCGGTGAATACCCGTGTCCGGCGGTGTGAACTGGATGCGCGCAGTCGTGCGCGCACCCGGCGCGAGTGTGGTGTCGCCCATGCTCGCGATGGTGAATCCGGTGCCGAGCGTGGTGAGATTCGAAATGCGCATTGTGCGCTCGCCCGCGTTCTCGATGGTGAAGGGCAGTGTCTTCGTCCTGCCCGTGGACACGTCACCAAAATCCAGAACCGCGGGAGTGAGAAACACCACGGGCGCGGGCGTGTAGCGCAGTGCCACGCCGAAGTCTCCCGCCAGCCAGAGGTGACCGTCGGGCAACGCTGAAACGTCGCGCAGGCCTGTCGAGGGGTAGTCCGTGCGATGAAACGTCGTTCCGCCGTCACTCGTTCGCGCGATCCCGCGGCTCATGAGAAGAAAACCGTTCTGCGGATCGGTGAACGCGACGCGGTACACGACGTCCAAACCCTGCTGCGAACGCGGCGACCATGTGCTCCCGCCGTCGAAGGTCTGATACAGCTTCACCTGTCCACCCACCCAACCGTCCGTGGGAGAAGTGAAGTGGATGGTGTACAGGTTCGACGTTGTTCCCGGATCGTGGGTGCTCCAGGTCGCGCCGCCGTCCGTTGTCTTCCGCACTGTGCCGCCGTTCCCTGCTATCCATGCCACATCGGCCGAGAGCGGATGTACGGTGTTGTAGTCATTATCGTCGGGCGCCGCGAGAGCCCATGTGGCACCACCGTCCAGCGTGCGCGCGACGGTACCATGATTGCCTGCGAGCCATCCGATGTTTCCGTTCAGGAAGCGGATCTGATTCACCTGCCCGAGCGAGGCGAGTGTTTGTGTGCTCCATGTCGCGCCGCTGTTATCGGAAACATGCACTTCACCCTGAGGGCCGCCGGCCACGATGCGTGTGGCGGATACCGCGGCGCCGCAGTGAATGGGCAGTGTTCCGGCCTTGTTGTCAGACCATGTTGCGCCACGGTCCCCCGTGAACTTCACGAGCCCGTCTCCGAATATCCAGGCGCTGCTGTCGCTCACACCCGTGACGGCCGAGAGATGCGCGCGTGTTATTGCCGTTCCGAGCTGCGTCCACGTTGCGCCTCCGTCGAGACTGCGGAACATTCCGCCGCCTTCGCCTGTCAGCCAGATTTCGTTTTGTGAACGGACAATGATGTTCTGGAATGTGTACCGCAGCGAACTGTCCACGGTAACCGTCCGCCAGGTCTGCCCGGCGTTGACCGTTTTTAGCACTGTTCCTGTCGATGTGCTCAGCAGCCATCCGGTGGTCGGATCGGAGAAACGAATACACCGCACGGACAGGACGCTGAGTGTCGTATCGCTCCAATTCGCGCCGCCGTCTGTTGTGCGCAATAATGTTGTCGGTTTTTGCAGTGCAAAGCCGTGTGTTGGCGAAATGAAATCCACTGATACGATGTCGGTCGGCAGCGGCCGCACGGTCGACGTCCATTGCTGGCCCCCGTTCGCGGAACGGTAGATCGCTCCGGAGCCGCACACGGCAACGATGCTCGACGCGTCGGGGAAGGCGACGTCGAAGACAACGGCGTTTGTACCGGGATACCGCTTGGTCCACGTCAATCCGGCATCACCGGTGCGTGCGAGTGTGCCCACGCTGCCGAAGCCCCAGACGCCGCCGTCTGGTGCGCGGCGGAGCTTCTGAATGGGCATGCCGTTGGGTGGCAACTGCTGCCACACGCCTCCGGCATCGTTGCTGCGCAGCAAGGTGCCGGTGTTCGAGGCGACAAGTCCCGTGTTCGCATCGGTGAAAAGCACGTTCAGGCAGAGGAACGGCGTCGGACGCAGCGGGGTGTTGCGCGCACTCCATGTCACGCCCTCGTCGGAACTACGAATGATGGAGCCGTTCCCTCCGACAACCCAAATCGTCGCGGGGCCTGTGCCGGACGTGACAAACGTGGCATCAAAGTACTCGTTGCCCTCGGGCAATGGATTCAACCAATGCCACTGGCCGTTTGCCTGTGACAAAACGCAAAATATCATCATGATGAACAGACGGTATCGGGTCATGGAATCGCCTCCGAAATATATCGATTGAATTCGCTCAATATAGCCATTTTCCGCGTCGACTCAGCAGGGGGTGGCGCAAAAAGTGTTGCCCTGAACGAGCACCGTACACGCTCAAACACGGATTGTACAATGCCCTCTCTTCTGCTACATTGTAGGTTATAAGCACATAGGTTGACCGCCACCAGCAAGGATGGAATTCCATGTCCGAATTGTACGAACAGCAGACGTCGCAAGCTCCAGCGGAAGAGACGCAGACAGCAGAACTCGTCGAGCCGATGACGATATCCGATAAGTTTGTCGGAATATTCTCGGAACCCAGCGCGACCTTCCTCAACATCCGTCAATCGGGACCACGCGTCTCCGATTGGCTCGTGCCTCTGCTTGCATTGACCGTCATCCTTCTTGCCGGGACGTTGATCCGTTTCAGCAATCCGGAGTTTATGGCCGATATCATGCAAAAGCAGCAGGAGGCCATGCAGCAGCAGGTTGAGAGCGGAAAAATCACCCAGGAACAGGCCGATCAATTCTCGGAACAGATGGGTTCAATGGGCGGTTTGCAGAAGATCTTCTCCGCGATTGGAGTCATGATCGGCGTGCCGATCGTCTTCTTCCTTGTCGCGCTTGTATACTGGCTGC contains these protein-coding regions:
- the dut gene encoding dUTP diphosphatase; protein product: MIPITRLRPGFDDIALPEYATEHAAGADLRAAIDEPIELHPGDIVAVPTNLAIALPAHLEAQVRPRSGLALKHGITLPNAPGTIDADYRGEIKVIMANMGRESFRIERGDRIAQIVICPIEHARWELTDSLTDTARGAGGFGSTGR
- a CDS encoding sulfite exporter TauE/SafE family protein; this encodes MNWFLLVSAASIGFVHTLIGPDHYLPFIMMGKAQAWSRTRTLWVTFLCGLGHVLSSVLLGIVGVVFGVALHRLELIESVRGDIAAWALIAFGLIYGAWGLRRALRGRASCHAHVHTHDDGTVHTHGHIHADAAAHNHAHTPRAVMTTWTLFTVFVLGPCEPLSPLLMYPAASESIAGMVAVATVFSLVTIATMMAMVWAISAGVARVPLGAMERFTHAISGAVIAVAGISIQLLGL
- the guaD gene encoding guanine deaminase, with the protein product MEPFTLLAPILSPESATSASWIPHGALSVDGSGRILYCGEHGGLPETLAGLPTRILDGVLVPGFVDCHTHLPQYDCRGKFGVTLMEWLDHFIYPEEARFADELVARDVARRFFHGLLEAGTTTAAIYSSVHARATWVAFEEAERARLRVILGKVLMDRDAPDALCEPVATAVRETRALIEAWHHKTPRLLYAVTPRFAPTCSPALLRAAADIAEQTSVYVQTHLNESPAEISLVSSLFPSASSYTRVYDEAGLLGPRTILAHNIHPDDSELDLCEERNAAVAHCPDSNLFLGSGRFPLERYDGRSIRIGLGSDVGAGTSLSMPVVMRSMAWVQGRSLHPFALLYHATLGGARALSLGDETGTLRAGLSADMVEIRIDEHFAKGRHLTDLRAIEAASAVVYRSETHDIRRVWMGGELLYDRDGPGSLIPE
- a CDS encoding MFS transporter, encoding MTPEAANEHRVPLWTRDFSLHFAASFLVAVALNFVIVLVPVFAAREFSASGGDVGLLTAVFMLTAVLSRPYLGFLLDRYGRRIVLLIALAFFSLLNAAHALVGSLGALLAIRALLGFPWGATQTATITAAVDLIPESRRGEGLAFFGLTFTLAGTVGPLASLGLLDYSSFDTVFLTAAGIILAAGCIAVFTRHAVIRDAEARLSLQSLLEPRVAWLAAATMLTTTLWGAVISFMPLYADEQGLPSAGVYFTLDALGTMASRIGSARLFDRYGPRPILIAAYLLMISSMLLLGIAPTQTGYAASAILLGVGFGIAIPAYQTMAMNLVEPERRGAANGTLYSAFDIGIGGGALSLGALADSAGFRTMFTVQSVLLLIPAALFLIHIIPSYQRRMRAAHEETTLRDVL
- a CDS encoding tetratricopeptide repeat protein produces the protein MSSVNTSRILLPRAVWPLVCIVALVLGLIPPARSMPHIDPKSDSLASVLKTSSGSRRIAVLLELSIRLSENTPDASIRYAHEALALADSLQLDGERARALNMVGLYHYGQGRFELALEHFLHVLAIGEKTGNTTALSLAFTNIGHIYNDIGLFDSALTFYKKDLAICERISDKAGIATARNNIGLIQDEKGDKAGAIASFRASLELAQQAGDRELEGIVLNNIGDAFLHENKFNEALEYFLRARAICNSINDHFTVATTFHNIGLVMRKLGRYDEALYNLQESMRINTHLGADHALLSDTRELAATYAAKGNYRTAFTYLLQHDTLTNRVFSVETGKKIADLQIRRQLELRDHENRDLRRTKELREAQARQDEILRNAMILGMVLLAALGLVVFNRFQLKKRSEQAYRVRTEELESVDRLVKTINHQVSVDGLFRALLELGRTLFPQADKAAVLVYDDESDGFRVLSSFGMDDSAGGPVLLAAPILTGDWVRNVATVEKIGEGISIFHFKDDAIESDSCTGVCPRSRLVLDIEIEHRLAGILLFDNYSTRDSFPASEIDRWIRFREHAVAALIKATLLEESQRARHAAEEASSIKTRLLSIASHDLKNPLSVIIGIAEIIEGDTEDQAKTRDLAGMIRESGNRMLSLLYDLLDMSELEMGRIILNFRAVDVIPLVEAAVHEYRPLAEKKRQQLKLTVGSAGPLHVMADEKRLREAVTNLVDNAIKFSPLDASIYVTVVKLDKVQIAVRDEGPGLTERDKMLVFGQFQRLSARPTAGEPSTGVGLSIVKQVIELHGGSVTVESEEGKGSTFIIEL
- a CDS encoding choice-of-anchor D domain-containing protein, with translation MTRYRLFIMMIFCVLSQANGQWHWLNPLPEGNEYFDATFVTSGTGPATIWVVGGNGSIIRSSDEGVTWSARNTPLRPTPFLCLNVLFTDANTGLVASNTGTLLRSNDAGGVWQQLPPNGMPIQKLRRAPDGGVWGFGSVGTLARTGDAGLTWTKRYPGTNAVVFDVAFPDASSIVAVCGSGAIYRSANGGQQWTSTVRPLPTDIVSVDFISPTHGFALQKPTTLLRTTDGGANWSDTTLSVLSVRCIRFSDPTTGWLLSTSTGTVLKTVNAGQTWRTVTVDSSLRYTFQNIIVRSQNEIWLTGEGGGMFRSLDGGATWTQLGTAITRAHLSAVTGVSDSSAWIFGDGLVKFTGDRGATWSDNKAGTLPIHCGAAVSATRIVAGGPQGEVHVSDNSGATWSTQTLASLGQVNQIRFLNGNIGWLAGNHGTVARTLDGGATWALAAPDDNDYNTVHPLSADVAWIAGNGGTVRKTTDGGATWSTHDPGTTSNLYTIHFTSPTDGWVGGQVKLYQTFDGGSTWSPRSQQGLDVVYRVAFTDPQNGFLLMSRGIARTSDGGTTFHRTDYPSTGLRDVSALPDGHLWLAGDFGVALRYTPAPVVFLTPAVLDFGDVSTGRTKTLPFTIENAGERTMRISNLTTLGTGFTIASMGDTTLAPGARTTARIQFTPPDTGIHRGLATVISNAPLGVPTVPLIGHGIPPGTPALTHAPQILDFGKIRLGTIKSLELRITNASSKLLRINEERLVGQDSMMFQVVRPSSFLINPGATDSIQIVFAPLRPEPFTTTLLIESDDAAEPAYRVTVRGEAINPKITLIPDTVNFGFVYTDSTKTLYLEIKNAGSAELLTANHRIVGTDAADFSFVPPPATPIGPGSSVLIPVSFHPKTMGPKSAQLRIESSDIINPEVAAILIGRPTNTGAHEAPQAPSALIIGSTYPNPVGPGTAHRAMVTFVLPEAAMVQTRVTDALGRDVTTPITGRYTPGENRALVNAASLPAGLYHVAVTAEYGNGTVSTAQARILVVR
- a CDS encoding YIP1 family protein — protein: MSELYEQQTSQAPAEETQTAELVEPMTISDKFVGIFSEPSATFLNIRQSGPRVSDWLVPLLALTVILLAGTLIRFSNPEFMADIMQKQQEAMQQQVESGKITQEQADQFSEQMGSMGGLQKIFSAIGVMIGVPIVFFLVALVYWLLVRFVMRGDISFTMLLSVYGLTAYISIVDQLLSILLGYALNNFYATLSPAAFLTPDLASPVYKLLSNLNPLSIWAYFLFALGLHHAGYLSKAKAFGLVFGLWIVWVLGSAFISLPFMGG